The [Clostridium] scindens ATCC 35704 nucleotide sequence TATGCTTGATTGCGCTACTTGCCACTGCAAAATTGATAATGTCCATCGCTTTGTAATGCTTCATCATTGCATATATCAGTCCGCTGGCGAATGCATCTCCTCCTCCAACACGATCCAGAATGTTAAATGTAAAAAGCTTGCTTTCAAAGGTATGTCCTTCATACCACATATATGCTTTTAAACTGTTTTCACTTCCGCTATGCGCATAACGTACATGTCTGGCTATACATTTCAAGTTCGGATACCGATCAATAAATATATAAAAAATCTCATCCTGCTGTTCATAATTTGGCTGCAATGGAATATTATCCTTTACATCTCCTTTGCTGTGATCTGCCTCATCTTTCCATAAATGATACGGTTCAATTCCCAGCAATACGTCTACAAACGGTAAACATTGTGTACAAAAATCTCTGGCCTCTTCCCATGTCCAAAGAGTGCTTCTAAAATTACCATCAAAACTTACCGTCATCCCTTTTTCTTTTGCCGTTCTCAGACTGTTCAAAATTAACTTTTGACATCCTTCCGATAACGCAGGTGTAATGCCACGTAAATGTAACCATGTATAACCTTCTAATAATTAAATAAATTATTATGAGTGCAAATATGACAAATAAAATGGAATGTGAAGCAAGACAATTTGGTGCGGTTGATGTTATAAAAAAAACAGCATGGGACTTTTTGGATTTAATAAAAGCCAATTTTCCAATAAACTATTTACATCTGAATATTTCACAGCGTTAAAAGCTCGTACAAATGTGTATTTTGTACGGGTTTTTTTCTTACCCTTTTTCCTGCATTAGCAAAAGGTATAAACGGCATATCCGTTTATATATTTCATCATTTGCGGAAAGGGGGTGGAATTATGGAAACATCTTCTTTCGAGCATATCGTCAGAATACAGTTTAATGCTTTGATGATGACTGTTATTAAATGCACAGTAAAAAGCAAGAAAAGACAGTTTACAAGACGTTCTAAGCGTGAAGTTTTGTTTTGTGAATTATCAGATATGAAACAACTAGAGCATAGAACAATGGATAACTATTCTTGTGATTATATCTCTTTTGAAGTCTTGAATTATACAATCCAAGTATCAAATGAGAAACTTGCTGTTGCTTTACATAAGTTATCAGAGAAACAGCGTAGTGTTATCTTATTACGCTATTTTCAAGGCATGAGCGACCAAGAAATTTCAGAATTGTATCATGTATCACGTTCTGCTATTTATCGCAGAAGAAGTAACGGATTGAAGAAACTGAAAGCACTAATAACTGAAAGGAATTGAACAAATGAGAAAAGAATATGGCTATCCCTCACTAGAGGTAATATGCAAAGCGTCTGCCGGAAATGAACCCGCAATAAAAGAAATCTTGAAATTCTATGACGCTTATGTCTGTAAATTATGCTTGCGTCCGTTTTACCACTCTGAAAATAGTAAAATCACTATGCAGGTTGATGAAGAATTAAAAGGTCAAATTCATACAGAAATGATGAAAGTTAATATATCTTCCGTCTTCACCTTCATATATCCTGTTGTCGTTCCGTCGCTGCAGCCATAATATTCGGAATCTGCAACTTCCTGGTCAAAAATCACCTGAATCGTCTTATCCCAGTCATCCAGCACGCTGTAGATAGTGGCTGCCCCTATCTTGGTTCCCAGGATTTCTTCAAATAGTTCCTGTGGCGCAAAAGATACCCGGGGAATCTCCAAAGCCTCGCAGAATTTCTTTGTGTCAAACGGCTTTTTGTCCGTGGTAATAAATAGATAGAACAGGGTCTTTTTCTTGTTGCACAGAAAGAGTGTCTTAACCATGTCCATATCCAGTTTCGCATTGATCTGCACACAGTCTTCCATCGTAATTGCCTCATCCGTGTCCACCCTTTTATAGGGTATCTTTAATTCTGCTAAAACCTGGTATACTTTTTGCTGCAAAGGCGTTTTGAATGCTTCTGGCGCATCTGTTTTGATTTCACTTACATAGAACATATTTTCACCTTCTTTAAAAATCATTTGATTATTTCCAAGCCTTATTGTATCATACAGACATCAAACACAATAACGAATATTTCTCATATTAAGCATGACAATATCGGATGGATAGGAGGATACTAAATATGGACATGAATATCCAGAAATATATGGCATTTGTAAAGGCTGTAGAGTATGGCAGTTTTACAAAAGCCGCCGAGATATTGAACTACTCCCAATCCGGGATTAGCCGCATAATCAACGACTTGGAAAAAGAATGGCAAGTCGTCCTGTTGGAGCGAAGAAAGACAGGGGTCAGACTGACCAGCGACGGAATGAAACTGCTTCTCTGGCCGTGCGTCGGTTCCTGGAATACCTGGAATACCGCTAATTCCCGTTATCAATTAGAGAATCATCATCGCATGAAACACATTGAATAAATATCCTACAACAATAATCCCGACCGTGCAGATTGCGATAAACACCGCCAACAGCCTGGGCTTGACGGCTTTTCTAAGCATGATCATGGATGGCAGGCTTAATGTAGTGACTGCCATCATGAACGCAAGCACTGTCCCCAGCTGCGCCCCTTTAGAAAGCAGCGCTTCCGCAACCGGAATGGTGCCAAAAATATCGGCACACATGGGGATTCCAACCAAAGTGGCAAGGATTACTCCGAATGGATTATCGCTCCCCAACACTGCTTCTATCAGATCCTGGGGAATCCAGTTGTGTATAAATGCTCCTATGGCTACGCCAATAAGGATGCAAGGAAATACCTTTTTAAAGGTGCCTGCTACTAGCTTCCTGGCAAACTGCATTCTGTCTTTCTTCGTGAGCGTTGGCGAATCGATATCTACATTTCCCGCCTGTGCAATGAACTCCTCCACGTAACGTTCCATATGCATTCTTTCAATCAGCATTCCTCCAATAACTGCGATAGCCAAGCCAATTACCACATAAGAAACTGTGACTTTCGCTCCAAATATGCTCATCAGCAGTACAAGGCTTCCCAGATCCACCATCGGAGAGGAAATCAGGAAGGAAAACGTAACGCCCAGGGGCAGTCCAGCGCTGGTAAATCCAATGAACAGCGGTATGGATGAGCACGAACAGAAAGGCGTCACCGTCCCCAGCAGCGCTGATACCACATTTGCACCAATGCCGTGGAAACGTCCCAATTTTTTCTTGCTTCTCTCCGGCGGAAAATAACTCTGGATATAAGAAATGACAAAAATCAAAAAGCATAGCAATACCGTTATCTTGATCACATCGTAGAGAAAGAACTGAATGCTCCCTCCAAGTCTTGCGTTAATGTCCATGCCTGCGCCAGCCAGCAGGCTGCCTATCATTTTCCCCAGCCATTCCATGCCAAGAATCTGATCCTGTATAAATAGCAGAACTGTTCTCTATCCAAGTCGGGCGTCGTAAGCCTCGCCAGACGTTTTAAGGCCCGGTCTCTTCCTGATGCGCTTAGCCTGTAATGCGTCCACTTTCCTTCCTGCCTGCTGTCCACAATGCCTGACTCGCATAATATCTTCATGTGATACGACAATGCGGACTGGCCTATGCCCATATCATCGATCAGGAAGCAGGCGCATTTCTCCCCGCTTCTTAACAGGCTTATAATCTTAAGCCGCTTTTCATCACATAGGGCCTTAAATATTTTTGCGTCTTCTGTATATTCCTTTTCCATAATCCGCCCTCACATCAATAATTTTTGATAAGCAAATTACTTCCTTACTCCATCACGGTCAGCAGTTCCTTGGGCCTGCATCTTACAATCACCAGAAAGGATAAACCCGCTGACAATGCCACGATAAGCAGTCCCATCCCACCTGCCGCTAGAACGGCTGGTGGATTTAATTCCATATTCAACTGCACATCCACGTCTACCGCATCCATATCAATCGGGCGATCAAAAGAAAAACTCGTCTCTTCTTCTAAACGCTGCTCTGTCTTGACGACAGAATCATTGGCCAGTTCACCGGATACCAACGCTTTCCCCGCATCCGAAGGCGCTATATGCCGTCCTTCTTCCAGTTGAAATAGATCCAGCATAAAATACTCATTAAGCGCGCTGTCTGTATTTCCCAACAAACGGGCCATCTGGGCCTTGCTGTCCGCTTCCATTGAAAACTTTCTCGCCTTAAGCACGAGTTCCGGAACTGTCAAGTAGTAGGTCGCCATCGCATTATAAGCCTTAATGCCATCAATCTTCATCACCTGATCGATCATAGACTGATCCACCGTCTGAAGGATGTCCATCTTCTGATAGTCGGTCTCAACCTTAAAGTATCCGCCAATCTCTTCCCTGAGTCTGGCCACGGTTCCCTCTGACGCCTGGCTGATAGCCGTGTCCAAAAGAACCAGCGTCATAATCGTCAAAAACAGCACCAGCAGCAACGCCAAGAATCCGCTTTGATCAGTACCCCTCGGGCCGGATTATCTTCTGGATCTCTGGGAAAAAGCAGCGCTGGAAATCGAAAAATGCCTTGCCGGTACAGGGAAATAGCAGATTCTTGGCAAACTCCGACAAAGTCCTTCTGACTGCGTTTTTTTTCAATTCGCAGATCGATCGGTTCCTCCTTTATCGCTTCCCGGTACATTCCGTATCCCTTTATTCCGAAGAAGACAGCGCTTCCCAGCACCATATAAATCAGAAATATCAGACAGTTGAAGAGTTTTCGTTTTTTTCCCATAACTACCCATTCCTTTCTATCGCATCCGCGTAGAATCCATGATCAAATTGCACCATTAAGTCATATCATCACGGAGTGCGTCAATAATATTTTCCTTCCTTATCTTGCTGACCGCATAAAGCATGGTAATAAATATTACTAGGAACACGCTGATTATACTGATTCCAATGCTTGCCCACGGCAGTACGAAGTGGCTGTCCGCTATCATTGCCCTGCAAATCATCCACGATGAAACGATCGCCACCGGAAGCCCAAAAAGCAGTGATCTCACGCCATAAAAGGCGCACTCAAACCGCATCATTTTGTTGAAATCCCGGTCAGACATCCCTACGGAGCGTAACATGGCAAGTTCCCTCCGGCGCAGCTTGATATTCGTCGAGATCGTATTGAACACGTTGGCAATAGCAATCAGCGATATCATAATAATAAATGTATAGGAAAATACATTGGCAACAAAGATATAATTCCTTCCTTCCTCAAGAGCATCCGATGTGTTCATAAAAGTATATGCAGAGGTAAGGGACGCTTCTTGGACCATGGCCTTCATCTCGTTCTCTGATTTTGGGGGGTTCTCTGACTGGAAGGTCAATCCTTTCACTTTCAAGTCCGCCGGATTATCGGCAGGATACAGATACGCCTTCATAGACCAGGGCGCCATCACTTGGAAAGAGTAAGGCCTCTGCTCCGTGGCTCCAGCTATCGGAGGCGAATCCGGCGGTACGGTCTCGACGAACGTAACGCTTATGTTCTGGCCTTGCGCCTCCCCTGTTTCCGCGCTTGCCTTTGGCATGACGGCCAGGTCCATAGAGGGATTCGTAAACATATCCTTAAGATCGTTCACTCCTTCTGCCTTTTCATCGTTCATTTTGGCAACGGCAATCATTTTCCCATTCTTCCCGGTATATTCCTCTGTCGGCAAGCCCAGATCCTTTACGATCTTCAGATAAGCGTTGTCGTCAAGAAACTGGATATCCATGGGCAGTTTCACCGTTCCCTCCGAAGAATGCCCTCCAACGGCTTTCCAGTAATCTTCCGTAAGTTCGCCGGGACTGACTGTACACATATATGCCACGAAGGCCTGATAGGAACTTTCGGTAACTCCTTCCGCAAGTTTGAGTTTATCGAATAGTTTAAGCATGTCAGAATCATCCATGGCCTGGGTTCCAAAACCTATATCATAGCTGGTCACCACCTTTGCCTGTTTTGTCTCTTGATTCATGCTTGTTACAAGGGCGCTGGTGGAGACAAACAGCACGATACTCAACGCAAGAGACAAGACGATGCTCCTATACCGCTTTTTATTCCTTTTAAAGTTCTTAAGTGCAAGAGTTCCTTCCAGACCGCATATGCGCCTTGTCATTCTTAATATTCTTACAGCCTTTGCCTCTACTTTGATCTCGTTTGTCTGGCGGATACAATCCATCACTGGTGTTTTGGCTGCCTTTCTTGCCGGGATATAGGCTGAAATCAAAATCGTGATTATGCTGACTGCAACCGCTCCTATGATTGCCAGGGCTGATATATCCATGGTTAATGAAACGCCAGTATTAAAAATGCTGCTGAGTTTTTTGGTTATACCCATGATTATAAGCCCGATACTTGCCAGGCCCAGGCAGATGCCAACAGGAATTCCCACCGCGCCGATGCAAAGTCCTTCAAAAAGTACGGAATTGCGCAATTGCTTCGATGTAGCCCCCACGGAGGAAAGAATTCCAATCTGCCGCATGCGCTCATTCAGAGAGATGCTGAACGAGTTATATATCAGGAATATGGAGCCCACCATGATAATCGCAATTACAATAACGCCAGCCGAATACAGCAGTGCATTAAATACCCGGTCGGATGGGTTGTCCGATAGTCCCATAACGCGAAGCACATTATGGTTCAGGATGTATGCATGGCCATCTCCCGCGCTCTCTGCGTATGAGTGGATCTGCCGCGGATTCCGAAGCGACACGAACACGCTGAGTTCTGCCCCTTGCATGCTTTCCTCATTTCTTGTGATCAAGGTGTAACCCGGCGACGAATCCTCTTCAAAGACTGGCGTTCTGCAGACTCCTACGACCGTATACTCTTTCTCCACCTGGGGCGCGAATATCTCAGTTCCGGCTTTGTAGGGATCGCCCTGGCCCAGTTTTTTATCTCCGTCTATGCGGTTACCCACGGCGAGAGATATCGTATCGCCCACTGCGTAGGAAGCGCCGCCTTCCGCTGTCGCTCTTCCGGACAGAAGAATCTCCCTGTCATTTTCAGGCAGTCTGCCTGACAGCAACGTTACAGGCAGGGCATCAAACGTCTTCTGACTGAATCCCGCAATAAAAAAATATGGCTTATTTGGATTCTCTCCGCCTTCAATCCTGGCATATCCGATATTTTCAAAGGATACGGTCTTTTCCACTTTCTTATCGCTGCTTATCTCCTTTTTAAAAGAGGAGTCCGCATCTAGATATGCGACCTGCCAGTCGCCATATTTACTGGCTGCTACTTCTGCCATATAGTTCATCAGAGAGACCCCAAAAGTAGTCACTGCCGTAATCATAGCAGCGGACAGAACGACACCGATAATCGTCACGATCGTCCGTGTACGGTTCTTTTTTAGACCTTGCATGGCAACCTTATTAAATATGTTCATTATCGTGCCACCTGCCTCTCATCCCGCACCACTTTGCCGTCCGATATCCCGATGATGCGGTCTGCCTGTAGGGCGATATTCTCGTCATGCGTAACGAGTAGCAATGTCTGCCCATATTTTTTATTGCTTTCCTTCAGCAGCTTGATTATCTCATGCCCGTTCCGGCTGTCCAAGCTTCCGGTCGGCTCATCGGCAAGCATGACCTGAGGCGCATTCATCAGAGCCCGCCCGATGGCGACCCGCTGCTGCTGGCCTCCCGAGAGCTGGTTAGGCAGATGATTCTTTCGCCCCTCTAGGCCCAGCAGATTCAGCAGGTCTTTCAGCCGTTCCTTATTTACCTTCCTCTTATCCATAAGGATAGGCAGCGTCATATTTTCCACTACATTCAGAGTGGGGATCAAATTGTGGAACTGATAGATTAGCCCCACCTGTCGCCTGCGGAAAATTGCAAGTTTTTCATTATTCTGGGCATACACATCCTGCCCATTCAGATAGACTTTTCCGCTTGTAGGCACATCCACTCCCGCAATGATGTGAAGCAGCGTGGACTTGCCGGATCCGGAAGAACCGATAATTGCGGTAAATTCCCCCTTTTCTATGGTAAGAGAAACTCCATCAAGCGCAGTGACTTGATTCTCCCCCTTCCCATAAACCTTATATAGATTTTCAACTCTTAAAAACTCCATTATGTGAGCCTCCTTTTTCATAAATGTTAATCTTGAATTTACCCATATAATAGAACTCTCAACTTACTTTTCTGTGACTTTTAAGTGAGACATCCGTCACTTTCCGATGAAGAATACGTCATTTTATATAGAGAGTAAAACAAAAAACCCGTAAATGTAAAGTTTTCATAAGGATGTTTTTAAGATTTAGGATTTACTTTGCCACAATGCCTTATAATAAAATAGTCGTTTTTTCATAAAATCCGTCCGCCGTAACATTTTGCGGACATTTGCCTGTTATACTATCAGCAAAAGGAAGTGAGGATATGAAACAAATTCTGATTGTCGAGGACGACAGTTTTTTGAATAAAATGCTATCTTATAATCTTGCCGCAGATGGCTACGGAATAACTTCTGCCCTAAATGCCAGAACCGCAGACGAAGTCCTGCTCCAGCGGGAATTTGATCTGGTGCTGCTGGACATCAATCTGCCAGATGGGAACGGCTTTGAGTTGTGCAAACTGATAAAGCCCCAGCACCCGGACACCATAGTAATTTTCCTGACCGCCAACGATCAGGAGAGCGACCAGATACGAGGCTATGAGGTGGGCGCGGTAGACTACATCACAAAGCCCTTTGTGATCGGGGCCTTGCAGCGGAAAATCAAAGCCATGTTTGCCATGCTGGAACACCACAAACCGGCCAAGGATATTTACGACGACGGGCGGCTGTTTCTGGACTTCTCGGAGCAGACCGCTTCCCTAAACGGCAAGCCCCTGACCCTATCCCCGATGGAGTACAAAATGCTGAACCCGTTCCGTAAAAATCCCCGGCAAGTGCTGACCCGTGGGCAGCTTTTGGAAAGGCTGTGGGATATAGACGAGAAGTTTGTGGACGAACACACCCTGACAACCTCCATCAGCCGGATTCGCAGCAAGATTGAATCTGATGGCGACGGACACGCTATTGGAAAAGCCCATGACCGAGGCGGAGCGCACCGACTTCATCCGGGGAATCTGCACCCAGACGGATAAGCTGGACTTTCTCTTTCAGGCCCTTGTGAAAACCTCCCGGCTGGAAACAGGCGTGATCCAGTTGGATAAGAAACCGGGCCGCCTCTTTGATACCGTGGCGCAGGCCATGAGTGGGATCGTGTATGCAGCAGAGAAAAAGGATATCGCCGTATCCGTGGACTGCCCGGAAGATTTGACCTTTTTCCATGACAGCAAGTGGACATCCGAAGCCCTCTTTAACCTGCTGGACAATGCGGTGAAGTACACCCCGGCAGGCGGGAAAATCACAGTGTCGGTGGTGCTGTGGGAAATGTATGTGGAGATCAAAGTAGCCGATACCGGCAAGGGCATTTCCGAAAGCAATCAGGCCGCCATCTTCCGGCGTTTCTATCGTGAGGAAGAAGTACACGAACAGCAGGGCGTGGGCATTGGTCTATATCTGGCCCGCGAGATCGTAACGCGGCAGGGCGGCTATATCAAAGTGGTTTCGGAGCCGAGCAAGGGTTCGGAGTTTTCCATTATGTTACCTACAAAATAGAACGCGGCGGACGGCCATTTTCGGCTGCCCGCCATAAATTTTTTTGAAATGTCCGAGCGTTGTAACATTTCACCCCGATTTTCATTGAAATTTTTTGGCCGCTGTAACATTTCGCGGACATTTGGGTTTTACAATACCCTTATCAATAGGCGGGAAGCCTTGAAAGGAGTTTTTGAAAATGAGCGTTTTACAGACGATTAACCTGAAAAAGTATTACGGTACAGAGCCGAACATTACCCGCGCCCTTGACGGCGTGAACTTCTCCGTGGAGGATGGCGAATTTGTGGCCGTTGTGGGAACCTCCGGCAGCGGCAAATCCACCCTGCTTCACATGATGGGCGGGCTGGACACCCCTACTTCCGGCAATGTAATTGTCCGGGACAAAGAACTGTCGAAAATGAACGACGAACAACTCACCATCTTCCGCCGCCGCAACATCGGTTTTATCTTCCAGAACTATAACCTTGTTCCCATCCTGAATGTGTATGAGAACATCGTTCTGCCGGTGGAGTTGGACGGGGACACGGTGGATCAGAAGTTTTTGGACGAGATCGTTCACCTGCTGGGGCTGGAAGATAAACTCAAAAATATGCCGAACAATCTTTCCGGCGGACAGCAACAGCGTGTGGCGATTGCCCGCGCCCTGATTACCAAACCGGCTATCGTACTGGCCGACGAGCCGACCGGCAACCTTGACAGCAAGACCAGCGCAGAGGTGCTGGGGCTTATCAAGCGCACCAGCGCAGAGTTTCGCCAGACCGTCGTAATGATTACCCACAACAATGACATTGCCCACCTTGCAGATCGGATATACCAGGTGAGTTAATTCAGGCATTGGAATCCTCGGAAATGTTTGTTGATGGAGGCAGAACTTATGTAGATACCTCTCAAATTACATTTGAAGTCCCCAAACATTCGCGAACTGAAAGCGACCAGCAGCAATATGTGACTGCATTTGGTGGAGTAATGTACGAGTTAGGTGAAAACAATGATTTGTCCTGTTTCTTGTATGGAATGGATGATTACACTTTATCTAATCTTACACTAACAAACGAAGAAGAAAGCCATGAAACATTAGAAAAAATACAGTCGGGAAATTATATACTTGTTAATGAATCGGGCTTAAACCTGATAAAACCAGGTGATCGCATCACTTTATTTAGTAATGGTGCTGCATATACATTTGAAGTTCTGGATCTTATAGTTC carries:
- a CDS encoding prolyl-tRNA synthetase associated domain-containing protein, translating into MFYVSEIKTDAPEAFKTPLQQKVYQVLAELKIPYKRVDTDEAITMEDCVQINAKLDMDMVKTLFLCNKKKTLFYLFITTDKKPFDTKKFCEALEIPRVSFAPQELFEEILGTKIGAATIYSVLDDWDKTIQVIFDQEVADSEYYGCSDGTTTGYMKVKTEDILTFIISV
- a CDS encoding carbohydrate kinase family protein, whose product is MTVSFDGNFRSTLWTWEEARDFCTQCLPFVDVLLGIEPYHLWKDEADHSKGDVKDNIPLQPNYEQQDEIFYIFIDRYPNLKCIARHVRYAHSGSENSLKAYMWYEGHTFESKLFTFNILDRVGGGDAFASGLIYAMMKHYKAMDIINFAVASSAIKHTIRGDANITD
- a CDS encoding response regulator transcription factor encodes the protein MKQILIVEDDSFLNKMLSYNLAADGYGITSALNARTADEVLLQREFDLVLLDINLPDGNGFELCKLIKPQHPDTIVIFLTANDQESDQIRGYEVGAVDYITKPFVIGALQRKIKAMFAMLEHHKPAKDIYDDGRLFLDFSEQTASLNGKPLTLSPMEYKMLNPFRKNPRQVLTRGQLLERLWDIDEKFVDEHTLTTSISRIRSKIESDGDGHAIGKAHDRGGAHRLHPGNLHPDG
- a CDS encoding ABC transporter ATP-binding protein; its protein translation is MSVLQTINLKKYYGTEPNITRALDGVNFSVEDGEFVAVVGTSGSGKSTLLHMMGGLDTPTSGNVIVRDKELSKMNDEQLTIFRRRNIGFIFQNYNLVPILNVYENIVLPVELDGDTVDQKFLDEIVHLLGLEDKLKNMPNNLSGGQQQRVAIARALITKPAIVLADEPTGNLDSKTSAEVLGLIKRTSAEFRQTVVMITHNNDIAHLADRIYQVS
- a CDS encoding ArsR/SmtB family transcription factor, translated to MEKEYTEDAKIFKALCDEKRLKIISLLRSGEKCACFLIDDMGIGQSALSYHMKILCESGIVDSRQEGKWTHYRLSASGRDRALKRLARLTTPDLDREQFCYLYRIRFLAWNGWGK
- a CDS encoding FtsX-like permease family protein, with protein sequence MNIFNKVAMQGLKKNRTRTIVTIIGVVLSAAMITAVTTFGVSLMNYMAEVAASKYGDWQVAYLDADSSFKKEISSDKKVEKTVSFENIGYARIEGGENPNKPYFFIAGFSQKTFDALPVTLLSGRLPENDREILLSGRATAEGGASYAVGDTISLAVGNRIDGDKKLGQGDPYKAGTEIFAPQVEKEYTVVGVCRTPVFEEDSSPGYTLITRNEESMQGAELSVFVSLRNPRQIHSYAESAGDGHAYILNHNVLRVMGLSDNPSDRVFNALLYSAGVIVIAIIMVGSIFLIYNSFSISLNERMRQIGILSSVGATSKQLRNSVLFEGLCIGAVGIPVGICLGLASIGLIIMGITKKLSSIFNTGVSLTMDISALAIIGAVAVSIITILISAYIPARKAAKTPVMDCIRQTNEIKVEAKAVRILRMTRRICGLEGTLALKNFKRNKKRYRSIVLSLALSIVLFVSTSALVTSMNQETKQAKVVTSYDIGFGTQAMDDSDMLKLFDKLKLAEGVTESSYQAFVAYMCTVSPGELTEDYWKAVGGHSSEGTVKLPMDIQFLDDNAYLKIVKDLGLPTEEYTGKNGKMIAVAKMNDEKAEGVNDLKDMFTNPSMDLAVMPKASAETGEAQGQNISVTFVETVPPDSPPIAGATEQRPYSFQVMAPWSMKAYLYPADNPADLKVKGLTFQSENPPKSENEMKAMVQEASLTSAYTFMNTSDALEEGRNYIFVANVFSYTFIIMISLIAIANVFNTISTNIKLRRRELAMLRSVGMSDRDFNKMMRFECAFYGVRSLLFGLPVAIVSSWMICRAMIADSHFVLPWASIGISIISVFLVIFITMLYAVSKIRKENIIDALRDDMT
- a CDS encoding permease produces the protein MEWLGKMIGSLLAGAGMDINARLGGSIQFFLYDVIKITVLLCFLIFVISYIQSYFPPERSKKKLGRFHGIGANVVSALLGTVTPFCSCSSIPLFIGFTSAGLPLGVTFSFLISSPMVDLGSLVLLMSIFGAKVTVSYVVIGLAIAVIGGMLIERMHMERYVEEFIAQAGNVDIDSPTLTKKDRMQFARKLVAGTFKKVFPCILIGVAIGAFIHNWIPQDLIEAVLGSDNPFGVILATLVGIPMCADIFGTIPVAEALLSKGAQLGTVLAFMMAVTTLSLPSMIMLRKAVKPRLLAVFIAICTVGIIVVGYLFNVFHAMMIL
- a CDS encoding RNA polymerase sigma factor, whose translation is METSSFEHIVRIQFNALMMTVIKCTVKSKKRQFTRRSKREVLFCELSDMKQLEHRTMDNYSCDYISFEVLNYTIQVSNEKLAVALHKLSEKQRSVILLRYFQGMSDQEISELYHVSRSAIYRRRSNGLKKLKALITERN
- a CDS encoding helix-turn-helix domain-containing protein, giving the protein MRKEYGYPSLEVICKASAGNEPAIKEILKFYDAYVCKLCLRPFYHSENSKITMQVDEELKGQIHTEMMKVNISSVFTFIYPVVVPSLQP
- a CDS encoding ABC transporter ATP-binding protein — protein: MEFLRVENLYKVYGKGENQVTALDGVSLTIEKGEFTAIIGSSGSGKSTLLHIIAGVDVPTSGKVYLNGQDVYAQNNEKLAIFRRRQVGLIYQFHNLIPTLNVVENMTLPILMDKRKVNKERLKDLLNLLGLEGRKNHLPNQLSGGQQQRVAIGRALMNAPQVMLADEPTGSLDSRNGHEIIKLLKESNKKYGQTLLLVTHDENIALQADRIIGISDGKVVRDERQVAR